One Burkholderia sp. PAMC 26561 genomic window carries:
- a CDS encoding GNAT family N-acetyltransferase → MLDPTEALSPFMLRLASMDDFSFAEALTRNNMNGYYRRHNLVWRSDLFLGSWRESENFVLECDGKAIGVMRVTEEDESLHIRDVQVVEGWRRTGAGTFLLDTAHRWARARGLKETQLRVFVDNPAARLYVRMGYKPAGSRLAQFGAIRHMVRSV, encoded by the coding sequence ATGCTCGATCCCACCGAAGCCCTCTCGCCGTTTATGCTGCGCCTCGCGTCGATGGACGATTTTTCGTTCGCCGAAGCGCTCACGCGCAACAACATGAACGGCTACTATCGACGCCACAACCTCGTGTGGCGCAGCGACCTGTTCCTCGGGAGCTGGCGGGAATCCGAAAACTTCGTGCTCGAGTGCGATGGCAAAGCCATTGGCGTGATGCGGGTGACCGAAGAAGACGAGTCGCTTCATATACGCGATGTTCAGGTCGTCGAAGGCTGGCGCCGCACGGGCGCAGGCACGTTCCTCCTGGACACGGCTCACCGATGGGCGCGCGCACGTGGATTGAAAGAAACGCAATTGCGCGTTTTCGTCGATAACCCCGCGGCCCGGCTTTATGTTCGAATGGGCTATAAGCCCGCGGGTTCTCGGCTCGCACAGTTCGGCGCGATCCGGCACATGGTGCGCAGCGTCTGA
- a CDS encoding AraC family transcriptional regulator, whose protein sequence is MLIHARQQTESPTAEEVEHLDIPAESSPTPAHPIRVRSRPVPAGVRIARHTHAWAQVACTTRGVLRIAAEGSTWMVPPSRAIWVPPNVTHEVVIVEDAFLRTLYIDESVVPEGLDACRVVEVSPLLREVAVALNDTSISRERERLLGTLALDEITRSRPLPLSIPMPTDKRLLALCEAVLEDPASADSLEHWATLVGASTRTIARLFRRELGVSFSQWRQQAVLARAIPLLSQGRPLAQVALLLGYQSQSAFSAMFRRAFGESPRAFFVRDSEPRDVADR, encoded by the coding sequence ATGCTTATACACGCCCGCCAGCAGACAGAAAGCCCGACCGCCGAGGAAGTCGAGCACCTCGACATTCCGGCCGAATCGTCGCCTACGCCCGCACACCCCATCCGCGTGCGTTCGCGGCCCGTGCCGGCGGGCGTCCGGATCGCGCGTCATACGCATGCGTGGGCGCAGGTCGCGTGTACGACGCGCGGCGTGTTGCGGATCGCCGCAGAAGGTTCTACATGGATGGTGCCGCCATCGCGGGCTATTTGGGTACCGCCCAACGTCACGCATGAAGTGGTGATCGTGGAAGACGCGTTCCTGCGAACGCTTTATATCGATGAAAGCGTCGTGCCCGAAGGACTCGATGCATGTCGCGTGGTGGAAGTATCGCCGCTGCTGCGCGAAGTGGCGGTCGCACTGAATGACACATCCATCTCACGCGAACGTGAACGGCTGCTTGGAACCCTCGCGCTCGACGAGATCACGCGATCCCGCCCCCTTCCCCTCTCCATCCCCATGCCCACGGACAAACGCTTGCTCGCGTTGTGCGAAGCGGTGCTGGAGGACCCCGCTTCCGCCGATTCGCTCGAACATTGGGCGACGCTTGTGGGTGCAAGCACGCGCACGATCGCGCGTTTGTTCCGTCGCGAGCTGGGCGTGAGTTTTTCGCAATGGCGGCAACAGGCAGTGCTGGCGCGCGCCATTCCGTTGCTGAGCCAGGGACGACCGCTTGCGCAAGTCGCGCTGCTGCTGGGCTATCAGAGCCAGAGCGCATTCTCAGCCATGTTCAGGCGTGCGTTCGGCGAAAGTCCACGCGCGTTTTTTGTCCGCGATAGCGAGCCGCGCGACGTGGCGGACCGTTGA
- a CDS encoding gamma-glutamylcyclotransferase family protein produces the protein MQHVFVYGTLRAGESNDIHRAAERNGVADPVLVGSGRIHGRLYDFGAYPGVVLDADASSVHGDVYRIEDTLVPVLDEIEEVVPGISGLFRSEHMHMTVGLDGPAETIECLVYPVSDAAVQGLPRIDHGDWVSYRRAR, from the coding sequence ATGCAACACGTATTCGTCTACGGCACGCTGCGGGCCGGGGAGAGCAATGACATTCACCGCGCGGCCGAGCGCAATGGCGTCGCGGACCCGGTGCTCGTCGGTTCGGGCCGTATCCATGGCCGGCTTTATGATTTCGGCGCATATCCGGGCGTGGTTCTTGATGCCGACGCCTCATCGGTTCATGGCGATGTTTATCGGATAGAAGATACGCTCGTTCCCGTACTCGATGAAATCGAGGAAGTCGTGCCGGGTATCAGCGGACTCTTTCGTAGTGAGCATATGCACATGACGGTGGGGCTCGATGGACCTGCCGAGACGATCGAATGTCTGGTTTATCCGGTGAGCGACGCGGCCGTGCAGGGGCTGCCGCGTATCGATCATGGCGACTGGGTGAGTTACAGGCGAGCGCGATAA
- a CDS encoding universal stress protein, with protein MFKHILVPTDGSILSQKAIDGAIDLAQSVGARITAYACLPLYPYSPFADVAVEPPSDFHERSEREAREHLAAVEAAAAAAGVSCDAVTSVESAPYIGIIDIAERDGCDVIFMASHGRRGLGSLLIGSETQRVLTHTKIPVIVYR; from the coding sequence ATGTTCAAGCACATTCTCGTTCCGACGGACGGGTCGATCCTGTCGCAGAAGGCCATCGACGGCGCGATCGACCTGGCGCAATCGGTGGGCGCGCGGATCACGGCCTACGCCTGCTTGCCGCTCTATCCGTATTCCCCTTTCGCCGATGTCGCGGTCGAACCGCCCAGCGACTTCCATGAGCGATCGGAGCGTGAGGCGCGTGAGCATCTCGCCGCGGTTGAAGCGGCTGCGGCCGCCGCGGGCGTTTCCTGCGATGCCGTGACGAGCGTCGAGTCGGCGCCCTACATCGGAATAATCGATATCGCCGAGCGTGATGGCTGCGATGTGATCTTCATGGCGTCGCACGGACGACGCGGGCTGGGAAGCTTGCTGATCGGCAGCGAAACGCAGCGCGTCCTGACGCATACGAAGATCCCGGTGATCGTGTATCGATAA
- a CDS encoding LysR substrate-binding domain-containing protein — protein MDLRHLRYFVAVAEEKHFGRAAQRLHIVQPALSMQIRSLEEEIGGALFVRTSRNVELTQAGSLLLVEARRTLAQAERTKDIVQRSLRGETGTVRVGFAGNAVVTGKLTDNLRAFRQRYPDAELQPVEMSPHLQSEAILAGQLDVGYSPSLGSTPDPRLIVEKIGAWPLLIAMAEDHPLAKKKRVSVKSLVSETLILYGLNEGEKSVAMLSAQMGTQSKAVHRVSSTLTVLALAGAGFGVAIVPAPVARVAIPNLTYRPIIETEMSADLMLLSRANETSGAVLAFLALARENR, from the coding sequence GTGGACCTGCGTCATCTCCGTTATTTCGTTGCCGTTGCAGAAGAGAAGCACTTTGGTCGCGCGGCACAACGTCTGCACATCGTGCAGCCTGCGCTGAGCATGCAAATACGCTCGCTCGAAGAAGAAATTGGCGGCGCACTTTTTGTACGCACGAGCCGGAACGTCGAACTCACGCAGGCGGGATCCCTTCTTCTGGTAGAAGCGCGGCGCACGCTTGCGCAAGCCGAGCGCACGAAAGACATTGTGCAGCGATCGCTGCGGGGCGAGACCGGCACGGTCAGGGTCGGCTTTGCGGGCAACGCCGTTGTGACCGGCAAGCTGACAGACAACTTGCGCGCGTTTCGCCAACGCTACCCCGATGCGGAATTGCAGCCGGTCGAAATGTCGCCGCATTTGCAGAGCGAGGCCATCCTTGCGGGCCAACTCGATGTCGGATACAGCCCGAGTCTGGGGTCGACGCCAGACCCGCGACTCATCGTGGAAAAGATTGGAGCGTGGCCGTTGCTGATCGCCATGGCAGAGGATCATCCGCTGGCGAAAAAGAAACGCGTATCGGTGAAATCGTTGGTCAGCGAAACGCTCATTCTTTACGGTCTCAATGAAGGCGAAAAGAGCGTGGCGATGCTGAGCGCGCAAATGGGTACGCAGTCCAAGGCGGTGCATCGGGTGTCGAGCACGTTGACGGTGCTCGCGCTCGCAGGGGCAGGGTTCGGCGTTGCCATTGTCCCCGCGCCGGTTGCTCGCGTCGCGATTCCAAACCTGACTTACCGGCCGATCATAGAAACGGAGATGTCGGCGGATCTGATGCTGTTAAGTCGTGCCAACGAAACCAGTGGAGCCGTCCTCGCCTTCCTCGCGCTTGCACGTGAAAACAGATAG
- a CDS encoding nuclear transport factor 2 family protein yields MQTYLEDRLSIADLMTGWIHRDLAQWDELRELFHSDGTIEITWFDGRFSDFVDGSMKMGASDLRTKHFIAGPVVEFNGNKAIVETNAMIVGENVRLGLGCSSHNRFYDRVEKRNGVWKIVRRQSIYDMGSFTFPRGIVEIDAAAVEKHPREYAPLAYLLEKSGFPVQKTFATKGSDLEKRMKAEGQAWLAG; encoded by the coding sequence GTGCAAACGTACCTGGAAGACCGGCTCAGCATTGCAGATTTGATGACCGGATGGATTCACCGCGATCTCGCGCAATGGGACGAGCTGCGCGAACTGTTCCATTCTGACGGCACTATCGAGATCACCTGGTTCGACGGCCGCTTCAGCGATTTCGTCGATGGATCAATGAAAATGGGCGCCTCCGATTTGCGCACCAAGCATTTCATCGCGGGGCCGGTGGTCGAGTTCAACGGCAACAAGGCCATCGTCGAGACCAACGCAATGATCGTTGGCGAGAATGTTCGCCTTGGCTTGGGCTGCAGTTCGCACAACCGCTTCTACGATCGGGTCGAAAAGCGCAATGGCGTCTGGAAGATCGTGAGGCGCCAGAGCATTTACGACATGGGGTCGTTCACGTTCCCGCGCGGTATCGTCGAGATTGACGCAGCGGCCGTTGAAAAGCACCCGCGCGAATACGCACCGCTCGCTTATCTGCTCGAGAAAAGCGGCTTTCCTGTACAAAAGACCTTCGCCACCAAAGGTAGCGACCTGGAGAAGAGAATGAAGGCGGAAGGGCAGGCCTGGCTGGCGGGCTGA
- the aceA gene encoding isocitrate lyase, whose amino-acid sequence MSRQQQAQELQKQWDTDPRWKGITRSYSADDVVRLRGSVPVEHTLAKRGAEKLWASIHEEPFVNALGALTGNQAMQQVKAGLKAIYLSGWQVAGDANVAGEMYPDQSLYPANSVPLVVKRINNTLTRADQIQWSEGKNPGEEGYLDFFQPIVADAEAGFGGVLNAFELMKAMIEAGAAGVHFEDQLASVKKCGHMGGKVLVPTRENVAKLTAARLAADVSGTRTILLARTDAEAADLVTSDVDENDKPFLTGERTIEGFFRTKPGLEQAVSRGLAYAPYADMIWCETGKPDLAYAKKFAEAIHREFPGKLLSYNCSPSFNWKKNLDDATIAKFQKELGAMGYKFQFITLAGFHALNYSMFNLAHGYARNQMSAFVEMQEAEFAAAEKGFTAVKHQREVGTGYFDAVTQAVEKEASTTALHGSTEDEQFFEEKVA is encoded by the coding sequence ATGTCGCGTCAACAACAAGCTCAGGAACTCCAGAAGCAATGGGATACGGACCCGCGTTGGAAAGGCATCACGCGCAGCTACTCGGCCGATGACGTCGTGCGCCTGCGCGGCTCGGTGCCGGTGGAACATACGCTGGCAAAACGCGGAGCGGAAAAACTGTGGGCATCGATCCATGAAGAGCCGTTCGTCAACGCACTCGGCGCGCTGACGGGCAACCAGGCCATGCAGCAAGTGAAAGCGGGCCTGAAGGCAATCTACTTGTCCGGTTGGCAAGTGGCAGGCGACGCGAACGTCGCGGGCGAAATGTATCCGGACCAGTCGCTGTATCCGGCAAACTCGGTGCCGCTCGTCGTCAAGCGCATCAACAACACGCTGACGCGCGCCGATCAGATCCAGTGGTCGGAAGGCAAGAACCCCGGCGAGGAAGGTTATCTCGACTTCTTCCAGCCGATCGTAGCCGATGCCGAAGCCGGTTTCGGCGGCGTGCTGAATGCGTTCGAACTGATGAAGGCAATGATCGAAGCCGGCGCGGCCGGCGTGCATTTCGAGGACCAGTTGGCATCGGTGAAAAAATGCGGACACATGGGCGGCAAGGTGCTGGTGCCGACGCGTGAGAACGTCGCCAAACTCACGGCCGCGCGACTGGCCGCCGACGTGTCAGGCACGCGCACGATCCTGCTTGCACGGACGGATGCCGAAGCCGCTGACCTGGTCACATCGGATGTGGATGAAAACGACAAGCCTTTCCTCACCGGTGAACGCACTATCGAAGGATTTTTCCGCACGAAGCCGGGCCTGGAACAAGCGGTATCGCGTGGTCTTGCATACGCACCGTACGCCGACATGATCTGGTGCGAAACCGGCAAGCCGGATCTGGCATATGCGAAAAAATTTGCCGAAGCGATTCATCGCGAATTTCCGGGCAAGCTGCTTTCATACAACTGCTCGCCTTCGTTCAACTGGAAGAAGAATCTGGACGATGCGACCATCGCGAAGTTCCAGAAGGAACTCGGCGCGATGGGCTACAAGTTCCAGTTCATCACGCTCGCCGGCTTCCACGCGTTGAATTATTCGATGTTCAATCTCGCCCACGGCTATGCGCGCAACCAGATGAGCGCGTTCGTCGAAATGCAGGAAGCGGAGTTCGCCGCGGCTGAAAAGGGATTCACGGCTGTGAAGCATCAGCGTGAAGTGGGCACGGGGTATTTCGATGCCGTCACGCAGGCGGTCGAAAAAGAAGCCTCGACGACGGCGTTGCACGGTTCTACCGAAGACGAACAGTTCTTCGAGGAAAAAGTGGCTTAA